A single window of Narcine bancroftii isolate sNarBan1 chromosome 1, sNarBan1.hap1, whole genome shotgun sequence DNA harbors:
- the LOC138764416 gene encoding storkhead-box protein 2-like isoform X3 — protein sequence MLEGQGRGGDVSPISMSPISQSQFIPLGEILCLAISAMNASRKQVTHEALMEHLATCFPGVPTPSQEILRHTLNMLVRERKIYPTPDGYFIVTPQTYFITPSLIRTNSKWYHLDERIPDRSRCTSPQPGTITPSNSGCLRDRAHHRNHCDSCNCFREEFHNHSSTLQKKSVKDCKDSYCPPSFNQMPTAHTEKTRSTVNCSYKTETLPKPKDGEKQPKKFGLKLFRLSFKKDKSKQLVNFSAQFPPEEWPLRDEDNPTPIPREVEQEIIKRINPDLTVENVMKHTALMKKLEEDKAHRNKPGSSAQQSGKSKKSRGHKKPHGKSRSHSKSRLPKGEQSEDTPLDVTESREYEFYDPITRSPCNKSTSMEIKGVNGFLAYEKIKVAESHFPITPEWDVSGDLYKRRKESQFHEHSRESLQSKVHRSHSHTQDRKSRNDRNSKAKERSRSMDNSNRPLGTILSGTAEEMQQCNMDESHLNNDKLRSSKLLSLHRSGLTSHSNHITEPSIPECVDIDNSAGLDDACNPLEPITAEETLPNFNGPSCSDADIKANDYFHCNASKETGQTLSSPPAQCNDEHLFKNYDALALSDGVKKLSPLDRFLKHPPIEENVNGQLEQLSLQQKHYPEKMDVNNINLPVTGQASTVSLPNGQMFKSQSETLTTNHMENNCQEPPGISLYESQHNKPSDVFHTNCENLVGLTSAVQSLSGHGDMTGHQESSFDYYNVSDNDSEDGTNKNQQEGKSREDCGTVQWLLEREKEKGLQRRKFEKHLTLPSPKESDTNASQKASHSARLDSMDSSSITVDSGFNSPRTRESLASNTSSLLDSKRHQNPTLSPGHGGTSEFSFRATAEPAPSEPEKLQKPVKCLASVTSV from the exons GAGTTCCAACACCCAGTCAAGAAATTCTTCGCCATACCTTAAATATGCTCGTCAGAGAGCGAAAGATTTACCCAACTCCTGATGGATACTTTATTGTAACTCCACAGACTTATTTCATTACACCTTCTCTAATAAGAACAAACAGCAAATGGTACCACCTGGATGAAAGGATACCGGACAGATCTCGATGTACTTCACCACAGCCAGGGACTATAACTCCATCTAACTCTGGCTGCCTCAGAGACAGAGCCCATCATCGAAACCACTGTGATTCATGTAACTGCTTCAGAGAGGAGTTTCATAATCACTCGTCCACTCTTCAGAAGAAATCAGTAAAAGATTGCAAGGACTCCTATTGTCCTCCTTCTTTCAACCAGATGCCGACGGCCCACACTGAAAAAACTAGGAGTACGGTTAACTGTTCATACAAAACTGAAACGCTGCCAAAACCGAAAGATGGAGAAAAGCAACCAAAGAAATTTGGTCTGAAGTTGTTCAGATTGAGCTTTAAGAAGGACAAGTCTAAACAGTTGGTGAATTTTTCTGCCCAGTTTCCTCCTGAGGAATGGCCTCTACGTGACGAGGATAATCCGACCCCTATACCAAGGGAGGTGGAACAGGAGATCATTAAACGCATTAACCCGGACCTGACAGTGGAGAATGTCATGAAGCACACAGCGCTAATGAAAAAACTTGAAGAAGATAAAGCTCATCGAAATAAACCAGGCTCTTCTGCCCAACAGAGTGGCAAAAGCAAAAAAAGCAGAGGTCATAAAAAACCCCACGGTAAGTCACGATCACACAGCAAGTCAAGGCTCCCTAAGGGAGAGCAATCAGAAGATACCCCTTTAGATGTAACAGAGTCCAGAGAATATGAGTTCTATGATCCAATTACCAGATCCCCATGTAATAAAAGTACAAGTATGGAAATAAAAGGAGTCAATGGCTTTCTTGCATATGAAAAAATAAAGGTGGCAGAATCTCATTTTCCTATAACCCCAGAGTGGGATGTGTCAGGTGATCTATACAAGAGAAGGAAGGAGAGTCAATTTCATGAACATTCTCGGGAAAGTTTACAATCCAAAGTTCATCGGAGCCACAGCCATACACAAGACAGAAAGTCAAGAAATGATAGGAACAGCAAAGCCAAGGAACGATCTAGATCAATGGATAATTCGAATAGACCCCTGGGCACTATTTTGTCAGGCACTGCAGAAGAAATGCAACAGTGTAACATGGATGAAAGCCACTTGAATAATGACAAATTGCGTTCTTCCAAATTGCTCAGTCTTCACAGATCAGGgctgacatcacattcaaatcATATTACTGAGCCAAGCATACCTGAATGTGTTGATATTGATAATTCAGCAGGCCTCGATGATGCCTGCAATCCACTGGAACCCATTACTGCTGAAGAAACCTTGCCTAATTTCAATGGTCCTAGTTGTTCTGATGCAGACATAAAAGCAAATGATTACTTTCATTGTAATGCATCCAAGGAGACAGGTCAGACACTATCATCTCCACCAGCTCAATGTAATGATGAACATCTGTTTAAAAATTATGATGCTTTGGCCTTGTCTGATGGAGTTAAGAAGCTGTCCCCTTTGGACAGATTCTTGAAACACCCACCCATTGAAGAAAATGTGAATGGACAGCTAGAACAATTGTCACTGCAGCAGAAACATTATCCTGAAAAAATGGATGTGAACAACATAAATTTGCCTGTAACTGGGCAGGCATCAACAGTGTCATTGCcaaatggacaaatgtttaagtCACAGTCTgaaactctgacaacaaatcacATGGAGAATAATTGCCAGGAGCCCCCTGGCATTTCCTTGTATGAATCGCAACACAATAAACCATCAGACGTGTTTCACACAAACTGCGAGAACCTGGTTGGTCTAACAAGTGCAGTACAATCACTGTCAGGACACGGAGACATGACAGGACATCAGGAGTCTTCTTTTGATTATTATAATGTGTCTGATAATGACTCTGAAGATGGCACCAACAAAAATCAACAAGAAGGTAAGAGCCGAGAAGATTGTGGGACTGTGCAGTGGTTGCTAgaacgagagaaagagaaaggtctCCAGAGGAGGAAGTTTGAGAAGCACCTAACTCTCCCGAGCCCAAAGGAAAGTGACACCAACGCCAGTCAGAAAGCTTCACATTCTGCTCGACTAGATAGTATGGACAGCAGCAGTATAACAGTAGACAGTGGATTTAATTCTCCACG TACTCGTGAAAGTCTGGCCTCTAACACCTCAAGCCTATTAGACAGCAAAAGACATCAGAACCCCACTCTTAGTCCGGGACATGGAGGCACGTCTGAATTCAGTTTCCGAGCAACTGCAGAGCCTGCACCAAGTGAACCCGAGAAACTGCAGAAGCCTGTGAAGTGTCTAGCTTCTGTTACCAGTGTTTGA